TCTGCCTGCATTCTGAAACCTGGAAGAAAGTGTTTTTCCGTCGCAAGAAGCGCCCTGGCCAGTTCGTCAATTTTGTCTTGCGGTAGGCCAGCTTCAGCTAAGGAACGGCGAAGGGAATAAGGGGTACTAATTAGTCGAATGCTGCCTATGATACGTCCTTGGCCTCCTTGTTGTCCTTTCTCTCGCACGACAACATAGGTGGATTGCGATGCGTAATTAAATGCAACATAGAATAACTTTTGCAAAAAACTGGGTGGCCAACCTTTATCAGAAATATAGCGTTCAAAAACGAAATTGAGTTGTTCTAAAATAATTTGAATCATGTCACCAGCGCCGCGGCCAATTAGTAAATTAGTTTCCTTTTCTGTTCCATGAAGTTTCTCTTTCTGTCGTAATAGTTTTTGAAGTTTCGGGTCAACGGCTTCAAGTTCGACAGAACTAGTTTTTGATTTAATCAGTGGCCGAATAATTTCAACTTCAAAACTTTCATAGTCATAGACAGTTTTGGCATAACCTTTAGTAGTTATAGTATCGGAGACGAGAACAGATTTTCCGCCACGAGTTGATGATGTTAGGTATGAGCTAACAATAGAAATAGGGAACTCTTCTGATTTTCTATCCACGGGATTTAATAATAGTTCCAATACTTGGCGGTTCGTCAGAGGAACTCGCTTTTTCCCTTCATAAAAGGAACGGCATTCCGACGCATTTGTCCCTAGCGAAAACATCACTAAAAATAAGAATGCCAATATTCGGCAGACATTTGTCGTCAAAAGCATAGCGAAAGACATTTATTCTCCTTAGGAGTTTCCTATGGTCAATAAATGCAATGGGGGGACCTAAGCCAGGAGTCAATTCGGTCGCGCGCTTGAACTCCCAGTCGACTTTCTAAGAAGACCGCAGTTTCTATTGCCACAATTTATTAGTGAGAATCTATAAAATTGGCCAAATCAAATTAAAAGAGACCTCAATAAACGAGTACTTGCTAAGAAACCTAAATGGCTGTTCAATTTTTTTCAATTTAACTAAATGTAAAAATCGACTACAGCACTATTGGATAATCGCTAATAAGATTGGTTAGGAGGCGGTACAATTTTCGCAATAGCAATTAGAGTGAAATCGCTAGGAAACTCTATTCTTTTTATAGTACTTTTTTTAAGCCATCTGGTGCAGGCTTCTAATACTTCAAGCTCTTTTCTAAGTTGCCTTCAATTTTTTTTAAAGGGTCAGCCACTTCAAATTACCCCGCCGTTCCCTAAAGAGAAAGAATCTTTAATCGAATATATCAAAAAAACTGCATCTGCCCCTAGTCTTTCAGGGTATGTTGAGAGCGCAAAAGTCGTTTTTATAGGCGAACACCACCCAAACGAATCATCTAGGAAATACGTAATTTCTCAGCTTGGTGACCTTAAAGAAAAGGGATTCACAGTATTGGCCCTTGAGATGTTTAACTCAAAGAATCAAGAACTTCTAGATCGGTTTTCTAAGAACGAAGCGAGCTCAAAAGATCTTTTGATGTACCTTAAAGCCGAATGGGGATGGAGACCTGAAACCTACGTTGCCCTTCTTGAAGAAGC
This genomic stretch from Deltaproteobacteria bacterium harbors:
- a CDS encoding ChaN family lipoprotein — translated: MKSLGNSILFIVLFLSHLVQASNTSSSFLSCLQFFLKGQPLQITPPFPKEKESLIEYIKKTASAPSLSGYVESAKVVFIGEHHPNESSRKYVISQLGDLKEKGFTVLALEMFNSKNQELLDRFSKNEASSKDLLMYLKAEWGWRPETYVALLEEAKKLGMKLVAIDDRTGGDTPARDQNMAQVLAKLVVEQPETKIVVFSGGIHASLESRERMHFLFKKKTGLPTFSIMIDWKNDFNRNVADGFPNESVYALVGDAFDSSGILTSTFVHFDRDRYFFDAYLFQP